A window from Deltaproteobacteria bacterium encodes these proteins:
- a CDS encoding class I SAM-dependent RNA methyltransferase, producing the protein MSGESASELVEITSLAAGGEGVAREASGRVLFVRGAVPGDLARARVTEPHKRFARAEIAELVRASAQRTQPRCAVHGACGGCGWQHVAYETQLAAKRAILRDALARTAGVDLASIAPVEIAPSPEPYGTRSRARLLWRDGALGYRRGRSHELVATSECPILAPPLAAALRTLAASAPRGSGELALACGDAGEVSVSGARVAGFDERAISLHTRGGEVAISPGGFFQAHATLRGALADAVLAAVGSGARALELHAGAGFFTLALAAQFAELIAVESEPRAVADLRANLARAGRANVRVLPQRASRALADRDVARFAPEAVVLDPPRIGIGESEASALARLGAARIAYVSCDPATLARDLRVLLANGLRLATCAGFDLFPQTPHLEALAVLERA; encoded by the coding sequence GTGAGCGGAGAGAGCGCGAGCGAGCTCGTCGAGATCACGTCGCTCGCTGCGGGCGGCGAGGGCGTTGCGCGCGAAGCGTCCGGTCGCGTGCTGTTCGTCCGCGGCGCCGTGCCCGGCGACCTCGCGCGCGCGCGGGTGACCGAGCCGCACAAGCGTTTCGCGCGCGCGGAAATCGCGGAGCTGGTGCGCGCGAGCGCGCAGCGCACACAGCCGCGCTGTGCGGTGCACGGCGCGTGCGGCGGCTGCGGCTGGCAGCACGTCGCGTACGAGACGCAGCTCGCGGCGAAGCGCGCGATCCTGCGCGATGCACTCGCGCGCACCGCGGGCGTAGACCTCGCGTCGATCGCGCCGGTCGAGATCGCGCCATCACCCGAGCCCTACGGAACCCGCAGCCGCGCGCGCTTGTTATGGCGCGACGGCGCGCTCGGCTACCGGCGCGGGCGTTCGCACGAGCTCGTCGCCACGAGCGAGTGCCCCATCCTCGCGCCTCCGCTCGCCGCGGCGCTGCGCACACTCGCGGCGAGCGCGCCGCGCGGCAGCGGCGAGCTCGCGCTCGCGTGCGGCGACGCGGGCGAAGTCAGCGTGTCTGGCGCGCGCGTCGCCGGCTTCGACGAGCGCGCGATCTCGCTGCACACGCGCGGCGGTGAAGTCGCGATCTCGCCCGGCGGCTTCTTCCAGGCGCACGCGACGCTGCGCGGCGCGCTCGCGGACGCGGTGCTCGCCGCGGTCGGGAGCGGTGCGCGCGCGCTCGAGCTGCACGCCGGCGCGGGCTTCTTCACGCTCGCGCTCGCCGCGCAGTTCGCGGAGCTGATCGCGGTCGAGTCCGAGCCGCGCGCCGTCGCCGACCTGCGTGCGAACCTCGCGCGCGCAGGTCGCGCGAACGTGCGCGTGCTTCCACAGCGCGCCTCGCGTGCGCTCGCCGATCGCGACGTCGCGCGCTTTGCACCCGAGGCAGTCGTGCTCGATCCGCCGCGCATCGGCATCGGCGAGAGTGAGGCGAGCGCGCTCGCACGCCTCGGCGCCGCGCGCATCGCCTACGTCTCGTGCGATCCCGCAACCCTTGCACGCGACCTGCGCGTGCTGCTCGCGAACGGCCTCCGCCTCGCGACGTGCGCGGGCTTCGACCTCTTCCCGCAAACGCCCCACCTCGAAGCGCTCGCGGTGCTCGAACGCGCGTGA
- a CDS encoding GGDEF domain-containing protein — protein sequence MPSRFLVCLTGPEIARPVPLDRGDVVLGRAPGCDVTLTATGVSRRHCAVRRHGTTALLEDLGSTNGTVLNDERLHPGEVKELQSGDLIRVGEAALKYLDRRDVEAQYHEAVFRLIGVDALTELRNRRFILEQLDREIARAGRHERPLSVVLLDVDHFKQLNDGFGHLAGDRVLRQLGDLLARATRREDCVGRLGGDEFLVLLP from the coding sequence ATGCCTTCGCGCTTTCTCGTTTGCCTCACGGGCCCCGAGATCGCGCGCCCGGTGCCTCTCGATCGCGGCGATGTCGTGCTCGGCCGCGCGCCCGGCTGCGACGTCACGCTCACGGCGACCGGCGTCTCGCGCCGTCACTGCGCGGTGCGGCGCCACGGCACGACCGCGCTGCTCGAGGATCTCGGCTCGACCAACGGCACCGTGCTCAACGACGAGCGGCTGCACCCCGGCGAGGTCAAGGAGCTGCAGAGCGGCGACCTGATCCGCGTCGGTGAGGCCGCGCTGAAGTACCTCGACCGGCGCGACGTCGAGGCGCAGTACCACGAGGCCGTGTTTCGCCTGATCGGAGTCGACGCGCTCACCGAGCTGCGCAACCGCCGCTTCATTCTCGAGCAGCTCGACCGAGAGATCGCTCGCGCCGGGCGTCACGAGCGTCCGCTCTCGGTCGTGCTGCTCGATGTCGACCACTTCAAGCAGCTGAACGACGGCTTCGGTCACCTCGCCGGCGACCGCGTGCTGCGTCAACTCGGCGACCTGCTCGCGCGCGCGACGCGCCGCGAAGACTGTGTCGGTCGCCTCGGCGGCGACGAGTTCCTCGTGCTGCTGCCCTAG
- a CDS encoding glutathione S-transferase C-terminal domain-containing protein, which yields MAFRWQPKNGAASADAILRGLTLPKLLHPLIARVIQSNVRKQVQAQGTGRLPDSVLAREFGEKLDDVVRMLGDREYLFADAPSVADLAVFSQLKFADADASPETRAAIRKRPRLVEYMKRVEQATGG from the coding sequence ATGGCGTTCCGCTGGCAGCCGAAGAACGGGGCGGCGAGCGCCGACGCGATTCTGCGCGGACTCACGCTGCCGAAGCTGCTCCACCCGCTGATCGCGCGCGTGATTCAGAGCAACGTGCGCAAGCAGGTGCAGGCGCAGGGCACGGGGCGGCTGCCGGACTCGGTGCTCGCGCGCGAGTTCGGCGAGAAGCTCGACGACGTGGTGCGCATGCTCGGCGACCGCGAGTACCTGTTCGCGGATGCGCCGAGCGTGGCCGACCTCGCGGTGTTCTCGCAGCTGAAGTTCGCGGATGCGGATGCTTCGCCCGAGACGCGCGCAGCGATTCGGAAGCGGCCGAGGCTCGTCGAGTACATGAAGCGGGTGGAACAGGCGACCGGGGGCTGA
- a CDS encoding CPBP family intramembrane metalloprotease, with product MHSRRVDLTLLALLAAVAAPALPVALRAAMRAEHFVLWQTLALQVCWCGLAGLVALSQQRTIREGLGLVRSRLGASSLLACLLGTLALSGALGFAVEALGLRETGSLAQLDAAARAGAERAAWLVLLAFGIATGIGEELLLRGGLQRGLARGIGAWSIPAAAVVFGALHGDWVHTPAAFLLGCYLGAVAWLAQSTWAAVACHVANNLAATLAEISPAARALPRPDSVSEAALWLLLALALLWLAARKPLRSGFAPSA from the coding sequence ATGCACTCGCGCCGCGTCGACCTCACGCTGCTCGCGCTGCTCGCCGCAGTGGCGGCGCCCGCGCTGCCGGTCGCGCTGCGCGCGGCGATGCGCGCCGAGCACTTCGTGCTGTGGCAGACGCTCGCGCTGCAGGTGTGCTGGTGCGGGCTCGCGGGGCTCGTCGCCCTCTCGCAGCAGCGCACGATCCGCGAAGGCCTCGGCCTCGTGCGCAGCCGGCTCGGCGCATCCTCGCTGCTCGCGTGCCTGCTCGGCACGCTCGCGCTCTCGGGCGCCCTCGGCTTCGCGGTCGAGGCACTCGGCCTGCGCGAGACGGGCTCCCTTGCGCAGCTCGACGCCGCGGCGCGCGCCGGCGCAGAGCGCGCGGCGTGGCTCGTGCTGCTCGCGTTCGGCATCGCCACGGGCATCGGCGAGGAGCTCTTGCTGCGCGGCGGGCTGCAGCGCGGACTCGCGCGCGGCATCGGCGCCTGGAGCATTCCGGCCGCCGCGGTCGTGTTCGGGGCCCTCCACGGAGATTGGGTCCACACGCCCGCCGCGTTCCTGCTCGGCTGTTACCTCGGAGCGGTCGCCTGGCTCGCCCAAAGCACGTGGGCCGCGGTGGCGTGCCACGTCGCGAACAACCTCGCCGCGACTCTCGCCGAGATCTCGCCCGCTGCCCGTGCGCTGCCGCGTCCCGATTCTGTGAGCGAGGCCGCACTCTGGTTGCTGCTCGCCCTCGCGCTGCTTTGGCTTGCCGCGAGAAAGCCGCTGCGCAGCGGTTTCGCCCCTTCAGCCTGA
- a CDS encoding CBS domain-containing protein, whose translation MENERDAYDPLVEHDEAYFDPERPRSFDATLLEAPAGVLQARRAHVLSREDSVTDAVRAMQKEHRGVVVITEDGTDATPVIGIFTERDVLFRIIDGGRNPATLPLEQVMTSEPDCLGEDGTVADVLRMMSVGGFRHVPLVDEQRRPVGVVSVRDVVDLLVEAFPTEIVGRGAERQSERDGG comes from the coding sequence ATGGAAAACGAGCGCGACGCATACGATCCGCTCGTCGAGCACGACGAGGCGTACTTCGATCCCGAGCGCCCGCGCAGCTTCGACGCCACGCTGCTCGAAGCGCCGGCGGGCGTGCTGCAGGCGCGCCGCGCGCACGTGCTCTCGCGCGAGGACTCGGTCACCGACGCGGTGCGAGCGATGCAGAAGGAGCATCGCGGCGTCGTCGTGATCACCGAAGACGGCACCGATGCGACGCCGGTGATCGGCATCTTCACCGAGCGCGACGTGCTGTTCCGCATCATCGACGGCGGGCGCAACCCCGCGACGCTGCCGCTCGAGCAGGTGATGACGAGCGAGCCCGACTGCCTCGGCGAAGACGGCACCGTGGCCGACGTGCTGCGCATGATGAGCGTCGGCGGCTTCCGCCACGTGCCGCTCGTCGATGAGCAGCGCCGGCCGGTCGGTGTCGTCTCGGTGCGCGACGTCGTCGACTTGCTCGTGGAGGCTTTCCCGACCGAGATCGTCGGCCGCGGCGCAGAGCGCCAAAGCGAACGCGACGGCGGCTGA
- a CDS encoding YqgE/AlgH family protein, which translates to MAATPLAPAFLIALDVLVDSNFRRTVVLMLEHDPEQGAIGVVINRPSDVPLAQLCKTQSMRWLGSPTTRVDWGGPVGEDQGFVLLDDAAAEGVDGAISLMPGLQWARSRAALKRLADDPEVKARAVLGYAGWAAGQLEAEIAAGAWLVVPALPRIVFDTEPGARWEAAVRSIGVEPASLVASTSVN; encoded by the coding sequence ATGGCTGCCACCCCGCTCGCGCCGGCGTTCTTGATCGCGCTCGACGTGCTCGTGGACTCGAACTTTCGGCGCACGGTCGTGCTGATGCTCGAGCACGATCCCGAGCAGGGTGCGATCGGAGTCGTGATCAACCGGCCGAGCGACGTTCCGCTCGCGCAGCTGTGCAAGACACAGAGCATGCGCTGGCTCGGATCGCCGACGACGCGCGTCGACTGGGGTGGCCCGGTCGGCGAGGACCAGGGCTTCGTGCTGCTCGACGACGCGGCGGCCGAGGGTGTCGATGGCGCGATCTCCCTAATGCCTGGGCTGCAGTGGGCGCGCTCGCGCGCTGCGCTGAAGCGGCTCGCCGACGACCCGGAGGTGAAGGCGCGCGCGGTGCTCGGCTATGCGGGCTGGGCGGCGGGGCAGCTCGAGGCCGAGATCGCCGCCGGCGCGTGGCTCGTGGTGCCTGCGCTTCCGCGCATCGTGTTCGACACGGAGCCGGGTGCGCGCTGGGAAGCTGCCGTGAGGAGCATCGGCGTCGAACCCGCGAGCCTCGTGGCATCGACGAGCGTCAACTAA
- a CDS encoding zinc-dependent alcohol dehydrogenase family protein, giving the protein MRAWQVVRPGPIELDGVLELAERPAPRPGAGEVLVAVEACGVCRTDLHVAEGDLAPKRTHVVPGHEVVGRVAALGAGVTAWREGDRVGVAWLQRACGACRFCARGAENLCLAPSFTGWDVDGGYAPFVVAQAEFVYALPEQRDAAELAPLLCAGIIGYRAFAQCGVARAGARLGIYGFGGSAHIAIQVARYFRNEVFVVSRGQRHQSLAREFGAHWVGGPGERPPELLDAAILFAPAGDIVPDALAALDRGGVLAVAGIHLSAIPPLDYQAHLFQEKTLRSVTANTRADGRALLRLAVEIPIRTQVMRYPLGSAVEALRDLKADRVRGAAVLMPES; this is encoded by the coding sequence ATGCGCGCGTGGCAGGTTGTTAGGCCCGGTCCGATCGAACTCGACGGAGTGCTCGAGCTCGCGGAGCGCCCAGCGCCGCGGCCGGGCGCGGGCGAAGTGCTCGTCGCGGTCGAAGCCTGCGGGGTGTGCCGCACGGACCTGCACGTTGCCGAGGGCGATCTCGCGCCGAAGCGCACGCACGTCGTGCCTGGCCACGAGGTGGTGGGGCGCGTCGCGGCGCTCGGCGCCGGCGTAACGGCTTGGCGCGAGGGCGACCGCGTCGGCGTCGCGTGGCTGCAGCGTGCGTGCGGCGCGTGCCGCTTCTGCGCGCGCGGGGCTGAGAATCTGTGTCTCGCGCCGAGCTTCACCGGCTGGGACGTGGATGGTGGCTACGCGCCCTTCGTCGTCGCGCAGGCCGAGTTCGTGTACGCGCTCCCGGAGCAGCGCGATGCCGCCGAGCTCGCGCCGCTGCTGTGCGCCGGCATCATCGGCTACCGCGCCTTCGCGCAGTGCGGGGTCGCGCGCGCGGGCGCGCGGCTCGGCATCTACGGCTTCGGCGGCTCCGCGCACATCGCGATTCAGGTCGCGCGCTACTTCCGCAACGAGGTGTTCGTGGTGAGCCGCGGCCAGCGACACCAGAGCCTCGCGCGCGAGTTCGGCGCGCACTGGGTCGGCGGGCCCGGCGAACGCCCGCCCGAGCTGCTCGATGCCGCGATTCTGTTCGCCCCGGCCGGCGACATCGTGCCCGACGCGCTCGCCGCGCTCGATCGCGGCGGCGTTCTCGCGGTCGCGGGCATTCACCTGAGCGCGATCCCGCCGCTCGATTATCAGGCGCATCTGTTTCAGGAGAAGACGCTGCGCAGCGTCACCGCGAACACGCGCGCCGACGGCCGGGCGCTTCTCCGACTCGCGGTGGAGATCCCCATTCGTACGCAAGTCATGCGCTACCCGCTCGGTTCAGCGGTTGAAGCGCTGCGCGACCTGAAGGCCGACCGAGTGCGCGGCGCGGCGGTGCTGATGCCCGAAAGCTGA
- a CDS encoding EAL domain-containing protein has translation MRERSGAPRALVVDSDPVVREVAASALRDADFDVSEAADASSALAQLPRVRPMLVLVDSDLPGRDGVSLCEAIRHLPSGARAAIVMTTWLDRPGWVERAFAAGASDVVRKPIDAQLLAYRARFLVRTNEVQRKLRETLDELEQNRALLADAHRIARIGSWQWEPETGELLWSEHAARVVKLAPEDASLRGFARYLASVHPDDAPALEKAFATTVAEGVPLDVEHRVQAETESERIVHLRGELQWDIAGRALLHGTVQDMTQRRESEARIHQLANFDALTSLPNRALLADRLEASIRDAAAKRERVALVALGLDRFRRMNDAYGRTFADELLRRSARRIASCARSAEELADAGEPVVARLAGDEFVVVVGGITSASQVEGFAARLLRATSRPIAFGDERVELTTTAGVALYPDDGGDGGTLLQNAVTAMQQAKRTQRGEYRFYSAQLSNEAARGLELERLLRRALASGEGLELAYQPQLAIDGERWNGVEALLRLRGADGAQISPLEFIPIAEDTGLILPLGEWVLNAACRAALHWSTQAQPLRIAVNVSSHQLRHGDFVSSVRAALASSGLAPQRLELEITESAFVEDLGGAAQTLGALRRMGVRIALDDFGTGFSTLANLMRLPIDVLKIDRAFVRGIETEEHARADRRRDRHRAPARSQRGGRRCRDERAGRVPARRTLPLVTGLPGREADAEGRDRGAARFSLSAPPPPSPRARARCSGPRAGRRARSRPALRARRASRASPRDRARGPSSRAARP, from the coding sequence GTGCGCGAGCGCTCTGGCGCGCCGCGCGCGCTCGTGGTCGATTCGGACCCCGTCGTCCGCGAAGTCGCTGCCAGCGCCCTGCGCGACGCCGACTTCGACGTGAGCGAAGCGGCCGACGCGAGCAGCGCGCTCGCTCAGCTCCCACGCGTGCGTCCGATGCTCGTGCTGGTGGACAGCGATCTACCCGGCCGCGACGGCGTCTCGCTGTGCGAGGCGATTCGGCATCTCCCGTCCGGCGCTCGCGCAGCGATCGTGATGACGACCTGGCTCGATCGCCCGGGCTGGGTGGAGCGCGCGTTCGCTGCGGGCGCGAGTGACGTGGTGCGCAAGCCCATCGACGCGCAGCTTCTCGCCTACCGCGCGCGCTTTCTGGTGCGCACGAACGAGGTGCAACGCAAGCTGCGCGAGACGCTCGATGAGCTGGAGCAGAACCGCGCTCTGCTCGCGGACGCGCACCGCATCGCGCGGATCGGCAGCTGGCAGTGGGAACCGGAGACGGGCGAGCTGTTGTGGAGCGAGCACGCTGCACGCGTGGTGAAGCTTGCGCCCGAGGACGCCTCGCTGCGCGGGTTCGCCCGCTACCTCGCGAGCGTTCACCCCGACGACGCACCCGCGTTGGAGAAAGCGTTCGCGACGACCGTCGCGGAGGGCGTTCCGCTCGACGTCGAACATCGCGTGCAGGCCGAGACCGAGAGCGAGCGCATCGTGCACCTGCGAGGTGAGCTGCAGTGGGACATCGCCGGCCGCGCGCTCCTGCACGGGACCGTGCAGGACATGACGCAGCGCCGGGAGAGCGAGGCGCGCATCCATCAGCTCGCAAACTTCGACGCGCTCACGTCCCTGCCCAATCGCGCGCTCCTGGCGGATCGCCTGGAAGCGTCGATCCGCGACGCCGCCGCGAAGCGCGAGCGCGTGGCGTTGGTTGCGCTCGGTCTGGATCGCTTCCGGCGCATGAACGACGCCTACGGGCGCACGTTCGCGGACGAGCTGCTGCGACGCAGCGCGCGGCGCATCGCGTCGTGCGCGCGCAGCGCGGAGGAGCTCGCCGATGCCGGCGAGCCGGTGGTCGCGCGCCTCGCTGGCGACGAGTTCGTCGTCGTGGTGGGAGGCATCACCAGCGCGAGCCAGGTCGAGGGCTTTGCTGCGCGCCTGCTGCGCGCGACGAGCCGCCCGATCGCTTTCGGCGACGAGCGCGTCGAGCTCACCACCACCGCTGGCGTCGCGCTCTACCCGGACGACGGCGGCGACGGCGGCACGCTGCTGCAGAACGCGGTCACTGCGATGCAGCAAGCCAAGCGCACGCAGCGCGGCGAGTACCGCTTCTACAGCGCGCAGCTCTCGAACGAGGCGGCGCGCGGCCTCGAGCTCGAGCGGCTGTTGCGGCGCGCGCTCGCGAGCGGTGAGGGGCTCGAGCTGGCGTACCAGCCGCAGCTCGCGATCGACGGCGAGCGCTGGAACGGCGTCGAGGCGCTGCTGCGGCTGCGCGGCGCCGACGGCGCGCAGATCTCGCCGCTCGAGTTCATTCCGATCGCCGAAGACACCGGCCTGATTCTGCCGCTCGGAGAGTGGGTGCTGAACGCGGCGTGCCGCGCCGCGCTCCACTGGAGCACGCAGGCGCAGCCGCTGCGCATCGCGGTCAACGTGTCGAGCCACCAGCTTCGCCACGGCGACTTCGTTTCGAGCGTGCGCGCGGCGCTCGCGAGCAGTGGGCTTGCTCCTCAGCGACTCGAGCTCGAGATCACCGAGAGCGCATTCGTCGAGGACCTCGGCGGCGCCGCGCAGACGCTCGGCGCGCTGCGCCGCATGGGCGTGCGCATCGCGCTCGACGATTTCGGCACGGGCTTCTCCACGCTCGCGAACCTGATGCGCCTGCCGATCGACGTGCTCAAGATCGACCGCGCCTTCGTGCGCGGCATCGAGACCGAGGAGCACGCGCGCGCTGATCGCCGCCGTGATCGGCATCGCGCACCGGCTCGGTCTCAGCGTGGTGGCCGAAGGTGTCGAGACGAGCGCGCAGGCCGAGTTCCTGCGCGCCGAACGCTGCCACTTGTTACAGGGCTACCTGGTCGGGAAGCCGATGCCGAGGGACGCGATCGAGGAGCGGCTCGCTTCAGCCTGAGCGCGCCGCCTCCGCCATCGCCTCGAGCTCGCGCGCGATGTTCGGGCCCGCGGGCTGGTAGGCGAGCTCGGTCACGCCCTGCGCTTCGAGCGCGGCGAGCTTCGCGCGCCAGCCCGCGCGATCGAGCGCGAGGCCCGTCTTCGCGAGCAGCTCGCCCGTAA
- a CDS encoding helix-turn-helix transcriptional regulator, giving the protein MTAAFRYDQFCPLARAAEVLGHRWSLLVLRELLLGPQRFADLKRRLAGVSTSVLAARLAELEAHGVIERRQLPPPAAREVYALSALGVELRPVLMSLARWGLHFLTTPRRGDHIEPEWVRLAAEMFAAQGPTPARVFELHARARGSSPEARFRVAGGAAGTRIADDAARVDASVSAPAATLLGLMSGAVRASDLASARHASLSGDLAALAELPALFSMSPAPNPSSLGSTP; this is encoded by the coding sequence GTGACGGCTGCCTTCCGCTACGACCAGTTCTGCCCGCTCGCGCGCGCCGCCGAGGTGCTCGGTCACCGCTGGAGCTTGCTCGTGCTGCGCGAGCTGCTGCTCGGTCCGCAGCGCTTCGCCGACCTGAAACGCCGCCTCGCGGGCGTGAGCACCTCGGTGCTCGCGGCGCGCCTCGCCGAGCTCGAGGCGCACGGCGTGATCGAGCGGCGTCAGCTCCCGCCTCCCGCGGCGCGCGAGGTCTACGCGCTCAGCGCGCTCGGCGTAGAGCTGCGGCCGGTACTCATGTCGCTCGCGCGCTGGGGGCTGCACTTCCTGACGACGCCGAGGCGCGGCGACCACATCGAGCCCGAGTGGGTGCGGCTGGCCGCCGAGATGTTCGCTGCGCAAGGGCCCACGCCCGCTCGCGTGTTCGAGCTACACGCGCGCGCGCGGGGCAGCTCGCCGGAGGCCCGCTTCCGCGTCGCGGGCGGCGCCGCCGGCACGCGCATCGCGGACGACGCGGCGCGCGTCGACGCGAGCGTGTCCGCTCCCGCGGCGACGTTGTTGGGGCTGATGAGCGGCGCCGTGCGCGCGAGCGATCTCGCGAGCGCGAGGCACGCCTCGCTGAGCGGCGATCTCGCCGCGCTCGCCGAGTTGCCCGCTTTGTTTTCGATGTCCCCCGCGCCCAACCCGTCGAGCCTCGGCTCGACTCCATGA
- a CDS encoding diguanylate cyclase, whose product MHEHARLPVTISAGVSAWQPTVADSPTLLDAADRALYSAKRGGRSRAESSQ is encoded by the coding sequence ATGCACGAACACGCGCGCCTGCCCGTAACGATTTCTGCCGGCGTCTCCGCCTGGCAACCGACCGTCGCCGACTCTCCCACGCTGCTCGACGCCGCCGACCGCGCCCTCTACTCCGCCAAGCGCGGGGGCAGATCGAGGGCCGAGTCTTCGCAGTGA
- a CDS encoding glutathione S-transferase family protein: MALKLIGAGLSPFVRKVRVVLAEKGLAYEHEPLTPFGPNPEYRKLHPLGRIPTLTDGDKVIPDSSAIVVYLEKIAPNPPLISADAYQAARTTWYEEYGDSALVAAAAVFFQQRILFPLFMKKPGDEAVVAIRSSQRISGSSRIGPTRRSTGT; encoded by the coding sequence ATGGCACTCAAACTGATCGGCGCCGGCCTCTCCCCGTTCGTGCGCAAGGTGCGCGTCGTTCTCGCGGAGAAGGGCCTCGCCTACGAGCACGAGCCGCTCACGCCCTTCGGCCCCAACCCGGAGTACCGCAAGCTGCATCCCCTCGGAAGGATCCCGACGCTGACCGACGGCGACAAAGTGATCCCGGACTCGTCGGCGATCGTCGTCTACCTGGAGAAGATCGCGCCGAATCCGCCGCTGATTTCGGCCGACGCTTATCAGGCCGCGCGGACGACGTGGTACGAGGAGTACGGCGACAGCGCGCTGGTGGCGGCCGCAGCCGTGTTCTTCCAGCAACGCATCCTGTTCCCGCTCTTCATGAAGAAGCCGGGCGACGAGGCGGTCGTGGCGATCCGGTCGTCGCAGCGCATCAGCGGCAGCTCGAGGATTGGGCCGACGAGGCGCTCTACTGGTACGTGA
- a CDS encoding NifU family protein encodes MSSLLDFRFHAERTPNPQSLKWVVSKDLTPPGVTANFQAPVGADVSPLAARLFAIADVTGVFVAPGFVTVTKREGREWTELAQPIVDALKAFAASDESALGPAFSPADRSEESGVVARIKEILENEVRPAVARDGGDVVFAGFHDGVVEVVLQGSCVGCPSSTATLRFGIEGRLREEIPEVIKVIQV; translated from the coding sequence ATGTCCTCCCTCCTCGACTTCCGCTTTCACGCCGAGCGCACGCCGAACCCGCAGTCGCTGAAGTGGGTGGTCTCGAAAGACCTCACGCCGCCGGGCGTCACCGCGAACTTTCAGGCGCCCGTCGGCGCCGATGTGTCGCCACTCGCGGCGCGACTGTTCGCGATCGCAGATGTCACCGGCGTGTTCGTCGCGCCCGGCTTCGTCACGGTCACGAAGCGCGAGGGGCGCGAGTGGACGGAGCTCGCGCAGCCGATCGTCGACGCGCTGAAGGCGTTCGCGGCGAGCGACGAGAGCGCGCTCGGCCCGGCGTTCTCTCCGGCGGATCGCAGCGAGGAGAGCGGCGTCGTCGCGCGCATCAAGGAGATCCTCGAGAACGAGGTGCGGCCCGCGGTTGCTCGCGACGGCGGAGACGTCGTGTTCGCGGGCTTCCACGACGGCGTCGTGGAAGTCGTGTTGCAGGGCTCGTGCGTGGGCTGTCCCAGCTCGACAGCCACTTTGCGCTTCGGTATCGAGGGCCGCCTTCGCGAAGAAATTCCCGAAGTGATCAAGGTCATTCAGGTCTAG
- a CDS encoding PilZ domain-containing protein, translating into MPQAPAMLVVDDGELNDIVALLDQMGVEFAHLRGAAIPQQVAPPGRVIVTTARRAMLTKDWPRSSPYRIAVVTEDSNTLRAMLRRVGFDLLLRRPIHDVALRLVLLRALYAGEEKRREERVAIGLEISFRSLFRRKTALLADISQRGCRLLGDPLTAGSRFTLPVPKELAPNGLALPCKVVRVSARPDAQGRYEMGLAYEDLSKEKLAEVRELMKRVSEAAGMDDPRVFGAKAPARAAAPAAAPAAAKPASKPAVMPKAKSLPKLPAKPPAPVKDSATKQERRQHARGAFSKQVARLDAEAESVLLGRDLSVGGMRVEYNESLQVGDLLELAIYASPREEPFAVKARVTHDAGDGLGLSFEGIDRSDSSRLERLVARLPSIESLQGGETAGLGSVVSKVLSNFRHE; encoded by the coding sequence ATGCCCCAGGCACCGGCAATGCTCGTGGTCGACGACGGTGAGCTGAACGACATCGTCGCCTTGCTCGACCAGATGGGCGTCGAGTTCGCGCATCTGCGTGGCGCCGCGATCCCGCAGCAAGTCGCGCCGCCGGGGCGCGTGATCGTCACGACCGCGCGCCGCGCGATGCTCACGAAGGACTGGCCGCGCTCGAGCCCTTATCGCATCGCAGTCGTGACCGAAGACTCGAACACGCTGCGCGCGATGCTCCGGCGCGTCGGCTTCGACTTGTTATTGCGCCGCCCGATCCACGACGTCGCACTGCGGCTCGTGCTCCTCCGCGCGCTCTACGCCGGTGAGGAAAAGCGCCGCGAAGAGCGCGTGGCGATCGGGCTCGAGATCTCGTTCCGCTCGCTGTTCCGCCGCAAGACCGCTCTGCTCGCGGACATCTCGCAGCGCGGCTGCCGCCTGCTCGGCGATCCGCTGACGGCCGGCTCGCGCTTCACGCTGCCGGTGCCGAAGGAGCTCGCGCCCAACGGCCTCGCACTGCCATGCAAGGTCGTGCGCGTCTCGGCGCGGCCCGACGCCCAGGGCCGCTACGAGATGGGCCTCGCCTACGAAGACCTCTCGAAGGAAAAGCTCGCCGAAGTGCGCGAGTTGATGAAGCGCGTGAGCGAGGCCGCAGGCATGGACGACCCACGCGTGTTCGGGGCGAAGGCGCCTGCCCGCGCCGCCGCGCCGGCCGCAGCGCCCGCCGCCGCGAAGCCCGCGAGCAAACCCGCCGTCATGCCGAAGGCGAAGTCGTTGCCGAAACTTCCAGCGAAGCCGCCCGCCCCGGTGAAGGACTCCGCGACAAAGCAGGAGCGTCGCCAGCACGCGCGGGGGGCGTTCTCCAAGCAAGTGGCGCGGCTCGACGCAGAAGCGGAGTCCGTGTTGTTGGGCCGCGACCTCTCGGTCGGCGGCATGCGCGTCGAGTACAACGAGAGCCTCCAGGTCGGCGACCTCCTCGAGCTCGCCATCTACGCGTCGCCGCGCGAGGAGCCCTTCGCGGTCAAGGCGCGTGTCACGCACGACGCCGGCGACGGCCTCGGCCTCTCCTTCGAGGGCATCGATCGCAGCGATTCATCTCGCCTCGAACGCCTCGTGGCGCGTCTCCCGAGTATCGAGTCGCTGCAGGGCGGCGAAACCGCCGGGCTCGGCAGCGTCGTCTCGAAGGTGCTCTCGAACTTCCGGCACGAGTAA